One Sanguibacter keddieii DSM 10542 genomic window carries:
- a CDS encoding adenosylhomocysteinase, with the protein MTDAARIAWVDQQCRLMAGIREEIAQTRPFDGLTVGSAIHLEPKTAALVATLRAGGAEVVATGNLGSTQPGTVEHLRASGVRVVGEPTRDRAVRARHIDEVLDAEPQLLLDNGGDLFLRYLERPYAGLLGGTEETTSGRQVLEPHRAALAMPVLVINDSPIKAFAENQHGVGQSVLESYLRFTNRITHGERVVVVGYGWCGRGVADTFRNARSQVTVVDADPVMCLRALMDGFRTTSLEAALVDADVVITVTGGGRVLGPEHTHLLRDGAVLANAGHEPDEIDLDAIEALPGVTAGETLPDVRSVTFTDGRTVHVLGSGHMVNLAGPGARGNSIQSMDIGFSLQTLCLAQVATGQVGPQDCVVPVPRAVDVAVATGYLALKGMV; encoded by the coding sequence ATGACCGACGCCGCCCGGATCGCCTGGGTCGACCAGCAGTGCCGCCTCATGGCCGGGATCCGCGAGGAGATCGCCCAGACCCGGCCCTTCGACGGGCTGACCGTCGGGTCGGCGATCCACCTCGAGCCCAAGACGGCCGCCCTCGTCGCGACGCTGCGCGCGGGCGGCGCGGAGGTCGTCGCGACCGGGAACCTCGGGTCGACCCAGCCCGGCACCGTCGAGCACCTGCGGGCCAGCGGCGTCCGGGTGGTCGGCGAGCCGACGCGCGACCGTGCGGTGCGCGCCCGGCACATCGACGAGGTCCTCGACGCCGAGCCGCAGCTGCTCCTCGACAACGGCGGGGACCTGTTCCTGCGCTACCTCGAGCGCCCGTACGCCGGGCTGCTCGGTGGCACCGAGGAGACCACCTCGGGGCGGCAGGTCCTCGAACCGCACCGTGCCGCGCTCGCGATGCCCGTCCTCGTCATCAACGACAGCCCCATCAAGGCCTTCGCCGAGAACCAGCACGGCGTCGGGCAGAGCGTCCTCGAGTCGTACCTGCGCTTCACCAACCGGATCACCCACGGCGAGCGGGTCGTCGTCGTCGGGTACGGGTGGTGCGGCCGCGGGGTGGCCGACACCTTCCGCAACGCCCGCAGCCAGGTGACGGTCGTCGACGCCGACCCGGTCATGTGCCTGCGGGCCCTCATGGACGGCTTCCGCACCACCTCGCTCGAGGCGGCGCTCGTCGACGCCGACGTCGTCATCACCGTGACGGGCGGCGGGCGCGTCCTCGGCCCCGAGCACACCCACCTGCTGCGCGACGGGGCGGTCCTCGCCAACGCCGGGCACGAGCCCGACGAGATCGACCTCGACGCCATCGAGGCGCTGCCCGGCGTGACCGCTGGCGAGACGCTGCCCGACGTCCGGTCGGTGACCTTCACCGACGGTCGCACGGTCCACGTCCTCGGCAGCGGGCACATGGTGAACCTCGCCGGACCGGGCGCGCGCGGCAACTCGATCCAGTCGATGGACATCGGGTTCTCCCTCCAGACCCTCTGCCTCGCCCAGGTCGCGACCGGACAGGTCGGCCCGCAGGACTGCGTGGTGCCGGTGCCGCGCGCGGTCGACGTCGCGGTCGCGACTGGTTATCTCGCACTCAAGGGGATGGTGTGA
- a CDS encoding LacI family DNA-binding transcriptional regulator, whose translation MPRNRSTTHPATSAAGASSASATPPGATPTTATEVARAAGVSQSAVSLVMSGKSGGRISASTAEHIREVAHSLGYSPNLAARALRTGSSGLLGLVVLDASHPFYGQMLSAADDAAASRDLSLSMIQTRGHAATWEQRLADQLSSGHLAGAIVCGERLADASPLRAWADRLVFVEVPEPGMRSVVLATAAATDAAVAHLAAAGCTEVAYLAADYPSAVFAGRFADCVAAADRHGVALRADPAWRATFDVETATAVAGRMLDAGVRAVVCDDDLLALALHRAAAGRGVRVPEDLEIVGVGDLDAARLVSPELTTVRLPAAEIAAAAVDLVADALAGHETASVRTVATPLVLRGTTTG comes from the coding sequence GTGCCCAGAAATCGGTCAACCACCCACCCGGCGACGAGCGCCGCCGGCGCCTCGTCCGCGAGCGCGACGCCGCCCGGCGCCACGCCGACCACCGCCACCGAGGTCGCCCGGGCGGCCGGGGTGTCGCAGAGCGCCGTCTCGCTCGTGATGTCGGGCAAGTCGGGCGGGCGCATCTCCGCGTCGACCGCCGAGCACATCCGGGAGGTCGCGCACTCGCTCGGGTACAGCCCCAACCTCGCTGCCCGGGCGCTGCGCACCGGATCCTCGGGACTGCTCGGGCTCGTGGTGCTCGACGCCTCGCACCCCTTCTACGGGCAGATGCTCTCCGCCGCCGACGACGCCGCCGCGAGCCGCGACCTGTCGCTCTCGATGATCCAGACGCGCGGGCACGCGGCCACCTGGGAGCAGCGCCTCGCCGACCAGCTGTCCTCGGGACACCTCGCCGGGGCGATCGTCTGCGGGGAGCGCCTCGCCGACGCGTCGCCGCTGCGGGCCTGGGCCGACCGGCTGGTGTTCGTCGAGGTCCCCGAGCCAGGGATGCGGTCGGTGGTCCTCGCGACCGCCGCGGCGACGGACGCCGCGGTCGCCCACCTGGCGGCAGCAGGGTGCACGGAGGTCGCGTACCTGGCGGCCGACTACCCGTCGGCGGTGTTCGCCGGGAGGTTCGCCGACTGCGTCGCCGCGGCCGACCGCCACGGGGTGGCGCTGCGCGCCGACCCGGCGTGGCGGGCGACCTTCGACGTCGAGACGGCCACGGCCGTGGCCGGGCGGATGCTCGACGCCGGGGTCCGCGCGGTGGTCTGCGACGACGACCTGCTCGCCCTCGCCCTGCACCGCGCCGCTGCGGGTCGCGGCGTCCGGGTGCCCGAGGACCTCGAGATCGTCGGGGTCGGCGACCTCGACGCCGCGCGCCTGGTGAGCCCAGAGCTCACGACGGTCCGGCTGCCCGCCGCGGAGATCGCCGCGGCCGCCGTCGACCTCGTCGCCGACGCGCTGGCAGGGCACGAGACGGCGTCGGTGAGGACGGTCGCGACCCCGCTCGTGCTGCGCGGGACGACCACCGGCTGA
- a CDS encoding GNAT family N-acetyltransferase produces the protein MTPQPAAHDLSLAALWPVSGLRATADVATPGGTGGVRTLELRYLDDDLVVELARLASRGVHSPDAMPFDVPWTRGTPLEVARSVLAYQWGARSRLSPERWALELGVVVDGVPVGIQALQSDEFLVTGSIETGSWLGLEHQGTGVGTAMRLLALHLAFDGLDARAATTSAWEDNPASNAVTRKVGYERDGARTEVREGTAVEKLRYRLRRGTWEARPAHQQLDVTFHGLDGTRGFLGIG, from the coding sequence ATGACCCCGCAGCCTGCCGCCCACGACCTCTCCCTCGCGGCCCTCTGGCCGGTCAGCGGCCTGCGGGCCACCGCAGACGTCGCGACGCCGGGTGGCACAGGGGGCGTGCGCACGCTCGAGCTGCGCTACCTCGACGACGACCTCGTGGTCGAGCTCGCGCGTCTCGCGTCGCGCGGTGTCCACTCCCCCGACGCGATGCCCTTCGACGTCCCGTGGACCCGTGGCACCCCGCTGGAGGTCGCCCGGAGCGTGCTCGCCTACCAGTGGGGCGCCCGCTCACGCCTGTCCCCCGAGCGCTGGGCGCTCGAGCTCGGAGTGGTCGTCGACGGCGTGCCGGTCGGCATCCAGGCGCTCCAGTCGGACGAGTTCCTCGTGACCGGCAGCATCGAGACCGGCTCGTGGCTGGGGCTCGAGCACCAGGGCACCGGCGTCGGCACGGCCATGCGGCTGCTCGCGCTGCACCTCGCCTTCGACGGGCTCGACGCCCGTGCGGCGACGACGAGCGCCTGGGAGGACAACCCCGCCTCGAACGCGGTCACACGCAAGGTCGGCTACGAGCGCGACGGCGCGCGCACCGAGGTCCGCGAAGGCACCGCAGTCGAGAAGCTCCGCTACCGCCTGCGCCGCGGCACCTGGGAGGCGCGGCCCGCGCACCAGCAGCTCGACGTGACCTTCCACGGGCTCGACGGCACCCGAGGATTCCTGGGCATCGGCTGA
- a CDS encoding formate/nitrite transporter family protein → MPDNASLFPGKHFISTVLSALETKTAMSSALVRQYLMRAAMAGVIIGVMYTVNFAVVAAFQEVDDSLYQVGKIVGALFFGWALVFIYYSKSELLTSNMMIVSIGLYHRRTSVVKGLRILGLCFLGNILGGLLVAALLRFSTLTSGAAGDLMVSATDHKVAYLTEGVTGWTDLLIRAVLCNFMINLAMLLVYNGLIKDDLTRCLVMVVAVFVFAFTGLEHSVANTVLFLVVGLQGGLDVGLAAGNVGIALLGNLVGGGLLIGLYYAYLNDDSHYPAESTTST, encoded by the coding sequence ATGCCCGACAACGCCTCCCTGTTCCCGGGAAAGCACTTCATCTCGACGGTCCTCTCGGCGCTCGAGACCAAGACCGCGATGAGCAGCGCGCTGGTCCGCCAGTACCTCATGCGGGCGGCGATGGCCGGCGTGATCATCGGCGTCATGTACACCGTGAACTTCGCGGTGGTCGCGGCGTTCCAGGAGGTCGACGACAGCCTCTACCAGGTGGGCAAGATCGTCGGGGCGCTGTTCTTCGGGTGGGCGCTGGTCTTCATCTACTACAGCAAGTCCGAGCTGCTCACCTCGAACATGATGATCGTGTCGATCGGGCTGTACCACCGGCGCACCAGCGTCGTGAAGGGCCTGCGGATCCTCGGGCTCTGCTTCCTCGGCAACATCCTCGGCGGCCTGCTGGTCGCCGCACTGCTGCGGTTCTCGACGCTGACCAGCGGCGCGGCCGGCGACCTCATGGTCAGCGCCACCGACCACAAGGTCGCCTACCTCACGGAGGGCGTCACCGGTTGGACGGACCTGCTGATCCGCGCCGTGCTGTGCAACTTCATGATCAACCTCGCGATGCTGCTCGTCTACAACGGGCTCATCAAGGACGATCTCACCCGGTGCCTCGTCATGGTGGTGGCCGTGTTCGTGTTCGCCTTCACCGGCCTCGAGCACTCCGTGGCCAACACGGTCCTGTTCCTCGTGGTGGGTCTCCAGGGAGGCCTCGACGTCGGGCTGGCGGCCGGGAACGTGGGCATCGCCCTGCTGGGCAACCTCGTCGGCGGAGGCCTGCTCATCGGGCTGTACTACGCCTACCTCAACGACGACTCCCACTACCCCGCGGAGAGCACCACCAGCACCTGA
- a CDS encoding Tex family protein produces the protein MPLLTLPSVSRRIADELAVGEHQVSAAVALLDGGATVPFVARYRKEATGGLDDAQLRTLDERLRYLRELDARRTAVLASIEEQGRLDDALRASIMAAETKSRLEDIYLPFKPRRRTKAQIAREAGLEPLADLLLAEPGRDPETEAGAYVDADRGVADTQVALDGARSILVERFTEDADLVGELRERAWKAGDLVARVVAGQETAGEKFSDYFDHRERLTRAPSHRILAMLRGEKEGVLLLDLDLDPQPDGARPVRGEPSSYERSIAARFRIQAAGRPGDVWLAETVRLAWRGRVGTRVDIDLRLRLRERAEKDAIGVFAANLRDLLLAAPAGPRATLGLDPGYRTGVKVAVVDSTGKAVDTAVVYPHQGSGRWDQSLATLSALVTKYSVELVAIGNGTASRETDTLAGQLVGRHPGLTKVVVSEAGASVYSASAYASAELPGMDVSLRGAVSIARRLQDPLAELVKIDARSIGVGQYQHDLPQGDLSRSLDAVVEDAVNGVGVDVNTASVPLLTRVSGLSTSLAESIVAHRDAHGAFTSRRALKAVPRLGPKAFEQAAGFLRVRGGDEPLDASAVHPESYPVARAMAAKARCGLGELIGSTETLRGLQPVDFVDERHGLPTVLDVLAELEKPGRDPRPTFATARFADGVEKVADLVPGMVLEGVVTNCAAFGAFVDVGVHQDGLVHVSALSDRFVSDPREVVKPGDVVTVKVLTVDVRRGRIGLTLRLEDPVPGAGGADADGSTGKTRGDGTTRGTRTDKSAEGARSTGAAEDGRRRGRPEKDRPAQGRGRGSSGRPPAPEGAMAEALRRAGLSPS, from the coding sequence ATGCCTCTTCTCACTCTCCCGTCGGTGTCCCGCCGGATCGCCGACGAGCTCGCCGTCGGCGAGCACCAGGTGTCCGCCGCGGTCGCGTTGCTCGACGGCGGCGCGACGGTGCCTTTTGTCGCCCGCTACCGCAAGGAGGCGACCGGGGGCCTCGACGACGCCCAGCTGCGCACGCTCGACGAGAGGCTGCGGTACCTGCGCGAGCTCGACGCCCGCCGTACCGCGGTCCTCGCCTCGATCGAGGAGCAGGGGCGCCTCGACGACGCGCTCCGGGCCTCGATCATGGCCGCCGAGACCAAGTCGCGGCTCGAGGACATCTACCTGCCGTTCAAGCCGCGCCGCCGGACCAAGGCGCAGATCGCCCGCGAGGCCGGGCTCGAGCCGCTCGCCGACCTCCTCCTGGCCGAGCCCGGCCGTGACCCGGAGACCGAGGCCGGTGCCTACGTCGACGCGGACCGCGGGGTCGCCGACACGCAGGTCGCCCTCGACGGCGCCCGGTCGATCCTCGTCGAACGGTTCACCGAGGACGCCGACCTCGTCGGCGAGCTCCGCGAGCGCGCCTGGAAGGCCGGGGACCTCGTCGCCCGTGTCGTCGCGGGCCAGGAGACGGCGGGCGAGAAGTTCTCCGACTACTTCGACCACCGCGAACGGCTCACGAGGGCACCCTCGCACCGCATCCTCGCGATGCTCCGCGGCGAGAAGGAGGGCGTCCTCCTGCTCGACCTGGACCTCGACCCGCAGCCGGACGGCGCACGCCCGGTCCGCGGCGAGCCGTCCTCCTACGAGCGCAGCATCGCCGCACGGTTCAGGATCCAGGCGGCCGGGCGCCCCGGTGACGTCTGGCTGGCCGAGACCGTCCGCCTCGCCTGGCGCGGCAGGGTGGGCACCCGGGTCGACATCGACCTGCGGCTGCGCCTCCGCGAGCGCGCCGAGAAGGACGCGATCGGCGTGTTCGCCGCGAACCTCCGTGACCTGCTGCTCGCCGCACCGGCCGGGCCGCGGGCCACGCTCGGGCTCGACCCGGGCTACCGCACCGGCGTGAAGGTCGCCGTCGTCGACAGCACCGGCAAGGCCGTCGACACGGCGGTCGTCTACCCGCACCAGGGGTCGGGCCGCTGGGACCAGTCGCTGGCCACGCTCTCCGCGCTGGTCACCAAGTACTCCGTCGAGCTCGTCGCCATCGGCAACGGCACCGCCTCCCGCGAGACCGACACGCTCGCGGGCCAGCTCGTGGGCCGTCACCCCGGCCTCACCAAGGTCGTGGTCTCCGAGGCGGGCGCCTCGGTGTACTCGGCCTCCGCGTACGCGAGCGCCGAGCTCCCGGGCATGGACGTGTCGCTGCGCGGTGCGGTGTCCATCGCACGACGCCTGCAGGACCCGCTCGCCGAGCTCGTCAAGATCGACGCGCGGTCGATCGGCGTCGGCCAGTACCAGCACGACCTGCCGCAGGGTGACCTGTCGCGGTCCCTCGACGCCGTGGTGGAGGACGCCGTCAACGGCGTCGGCGTGGACGTCAACACCGCCTCGGTGCCTCTGCTGACGCGGGTGTCCGGCCTGAGCACCTCGCTGGCAGAGTCGATCGTCGCGCACCGGGACGCCCACGGGGCGTTCACCTCGCGCCGGGCCCTCAAGGCCGTGCCGCGCCTCGGTCCGAAGGCCTTCGAGCAGGCCGCCGGGTTCCTGCGCGTGCGGGGCGGGGACGAGCCGCTCGACGCCTCTGCCGTGCACCCTGAGTCCTACCCGGTGGCACGCGCCATGGCGGCGAAGGCCCGCTGCGGACTGGGCGAGCTCATCGGCAGCACCGAGACGCTCCGCGGGCTCCAGCCGGTCGACTTCGTGGACGAGCGCCACGGGCTCCCGACGGTCCTCGACGTCCTCGCCGAGCTCGAGAAGCCCGGCCGGGACCCCCGCCCCACCTTCGCCACCGCACGCTTCGCCGACGGCGTCGAGAAGGTCGCCGACCTGGTGCCCGGGATGGTGCTCGAGGGCGTCGTCACCAACTGCGCGGCCTTCGGGGCCTTCGTCGACGTCGGGGTCCACCAGGACGGGCTCGTGCACGTCTCGGCGCTGTCGGACCGGTTCGTCTCCGACCCGCGGGAGGTCGTCAAGCCTGGCGACGTCGTCACCGTCAAGGTGCTCACCGTCGACGTGCGGCGTGGTCGGATCGGCCTGACGCTCCGGCTCGAGGACCCCGTCCCGGGCGCTGGCGGGGCTGATGCTGATGGGAGCACGGGGAAGACCAGGGGCGACGGTACGACCCGGGGCACTCGGACGGACAAGAGCGCTGAGGGTGCCAGGAGCACCGGGGCTGCCGAGGACGGCCGGCGACGCGGGCGCCCGGAGAAGGATCGGCCAGCACAGGGCCGAGGGCGCGGTTCCTCCGGGAGACCACCCGCACCCGAGGGAGCGATGGCCGAGGCCCTGCGCCGAGCAGGGCTCAGCCCGAGCTGA
- a CDS encoding family 43 glycosylhydrolase — protein MALVLNGVPWFDDRGEVVNAHGACLVDDGGRYYLFGEHKTDDENRFDGVGCWSSTDLATWTFERVVLPVQPDGPLGPGRIGERPKVLRSPTTGAFVMLLHSDDLGYTDPVVGVATCDTVAGEYRWHGPLLFEGEPVRRWDLGTFQDDDGTAYLLVHEGDVYRLSDDCLVAEEKVASQVAPGGESPAMWQVDGTYHLLFSGKTSWERNDNYVLSAPSVRGPWRHAGTLAAPGTLTHDSQCSFVARVRRGDEVVPVYMGDRWSFPHQASAATQVWLPLLVEDGRARLGEYWPAWDPETGERVDLPGVVAGDRFVSDDPATRFEVEVDLPAGGGRLAVLGTSDSASGYARVDLVGEDGEARSHLVDLYSKVTADGPVYVSPALPAGRWTVRVAPTGEVPAWWKKDGTRFGSSGAKVTVEGVAVLT, from the coding sequence ATGGCCCTCGTCCTCAACGGCGTCCCCTGGTTCGACGACCGCGGGGAGGTCGTCAACGCCCACGGCGCCTGCCTCGTCGACGACGGCGGGCGCTACTACCTCTTCGGCGAGCACAAGACGGACGACGAGAACCGGTTCGACGGCGTCGGGTGCTGGTCGTCGACCGACCTGGCGACCTGGACCTTCGAGCGGGTGGTCCTGCCCGTCCAGCCCGACGGGCCGCTGGGGCCCGGACGGATCGGCGAGCGCCCCAAGGTCCTGCGGTCGCCGACGACCGGGGCCTTCGTGATGCTCCTGCACTCCGACGACCTCGGGTACACCGACCCCGTCGTCGGCGTCGCCACCTGCGACACGGTCGCCGGAGAGTACCGCTGGCACGGGCCGCTGCTCTTCGAGGGAGAGCCGGTCCGGCGCTGGGACCTGGGGACCTTCCAGGACGACGACGGGACCGCCTACCTGCTGGTCCACGAGGGCGACGTGTACCGCCTGAGCGACGACTGCCTCGTCGCGGAGGAGAAGGTCGCCTCGCAGGTCGCGCCCGGCGGGGAGTCCCCGGCGATGTGGCAGGTCGACGGGACCTACCACCTGCTCTTCTCCGGGAAGACCTCGTGGGAGCGCAACGACAACTACGTCCTCTCGGCACCGTCCGTCCGCGGGCCGTGGCGCCACGCCGGGACTCTCGCCGCACCGGGGACGCTGACCCACGACTCCCAGTGCTCCTTCGTCGCGCGGGTCCGGCGCGGCGACGAGGTGGTCCCGGTGTACATGGGCGACCGGTGGTCGTTCCCGCACCAGGCGTCGGCGGCGACCCAGGTGTGGCTGCCGCTCCTCGTCGAGGACGGCCGCGCCCGGCTCGGCGAGTACTGGCCTGCGTGGGACCCGGAGACGGGGGAACGCGTCGATCTGCCGGGCGTCGTGGCCGGAGACCGGTTCGTCTCCGACGACCCGGCGACCCGCTTCGAGGTGGAGGTCGACCTCCCGGCCGGCGGCGGTCGTCTCGCCGTCCTCGGGACGTCGGACAGCGCGAGCGGCTACGCGCGTGTCGACCTGGTCGGCGAGGACGGCGAGGCCCGCTCACACCTGGTGGACCTCTACTCCAAGGTCACCGCGGACGGCCCGGTCTACGTGAGCCCAGCACTGCCCGCCGGGCGCTGGACGGTGCGGGTCGCACCGACCGGGGAGGTCCCCGCATGGTGGAAGAAGGACGGCACCCGGTTCGGGTCGAGCGGCGCGAAGGTCACGGTCGAGGGTGTCGCGGTACTGACCTGA
- a CDS encoding alkene reductase: MTDLFTPTTFGALTLANRVVMAPLTRMRSGSEGVPGDIVVEHYAQRASVGLIVSEGTYPTHAGQGFVGQPGLVTDAQLAGWRRVTDAVHERGGQIVAQVMHAGRVTHPGINGGRQVEGPSAIAIDGETHTPEGKVAYPVPHALTVDEIHGITQAFVTASRNAVEVGGFDGVEMHSANGYLLHEFLSPASNVREDQYGGSVENRIRFVVETVTAVVEAVGADRVGIRISPAHNIQGALETDDADVQAVYGALVDALAPLGLAYLSILHREPTGALVRDLRTRFGGPTIANSGFGVITTRDEATEIVVAGHSDAVAVGRQVIANPDLVRRWQEGRELNELDQATVYASGAEGYTDYPALED, translated from the coding sequence ATGACCGACCTCTTCACGCCCACCACCTTCGGTGCGCTCACCCTCGCCAACCGCGTCGTCATGGCGCCGCTGACCCGCATGCGGTCCGGCTCCGAGGGCGTCCCGGGCGACATCGTCGTCGAGCACTACGCGCAGCGCGCCTCGGTCGGCCTCATCGTCAGCGAGGGCACGTACCCGACGCACGCCGGCCAGGGCTTCGTGGGCCAGCCGGGTCTCGTGACCGACGCCCAGCTCGCCGGGTGGCGCCGGGTCACCGACGCCGTGCACGAGCGTGGCGGGCAGATCGTCGCGCAGGTGATGCACGCCGGCCGTGTGACGCACCCGGGCATCAACGGCGGCCGCCAGGTGGAAGGGCCCAGCGCGATCGCGATCGACGGCGAGACCCACACCCCTGAGGGCAAGGTCGCCTACCCGGTGCCGCACGCCCTCACGGTCGACGAGATCCACGGCATCACCCAGGCCTTCGTCACCGCCAGCCGCAACGCCGTCGAGGTCGGCGGCTTCGACGGCGTCGAGATGCACTCGGCCAACGGCTACCTGCTCCACGAGTTCCTGTCGCCTGCGTCGAACGTCCGCGAGGACCAGTACGGCGGCTCGGTCGAGAACCGCATCCGCTTCGTGGTCGAGACCGTCACGGCGGTCGTCGAGGCCGTCGGCGCGGACCGCGTGGGCATCCGCATCTCGCCCGCGCACAACATCCAGGGCGCGCTCGAGACCGACGACGCCGACGTGCAGGCCGTCTACGGCGCGCTCGTCGACGCGCTCGCGCCCCTCGGGCTGGCGTACCTGAGCATCCTGCACCGCGAGCCCACCGGCGCGCTCGTGCGGGACCTGCGCACGCGCTTCGGAGGCCCGACCATCGCGAACTCGGGCTTCGGTGTCATCACCACGCGGGACGAGGCGACCGAGATCGTCGTGGCCGGTCACTCCGACGCCGTGGCCGTCGGCCGCCAGGTCATCGCCAACCCGGACCTCGTCCGCCGCTGGCAGGAGGGCCGCGAGCTCAACGAGCTCGACCAGGCCACCGTCTACGCCTCCGGTGCCGAGGGCTACACGGACTACCCGGCGCTCGAGGACTGA
- a CDS encoding DUF2599 domain-containing protein, whose amino-acid sequence MLVALLAGCSTTPDPSSPGSSQTSTPTSTAPSGESAPDEPSTQAPTPEATAESPAPAPSLLVHVSVESGSVVAEVVDLSGGPTVASPPDGDTGTVLTVVVEDPAAPVILDVPEAVGGSVQVAADRTAAVLHADGRLALGLALPKAEGTNGTQARVRWVETAEGAQPGDGPSLVLDVSAVDPAVFPLVVTTQLGASVVASASWGDREGGRSLAVTPTDWGRVSGATGSATAWADLLAVEPEADTPGMETQLQCHLLGARDKATWNLEPWRPDLGLVEYALARCNPT is encoded by the coding sequence TTGCTCGTCGCACTCCTGGCCGGGTGCTCGACCACGCCGGACCCGTCCAGCCCTGGCTCCTCCCAGACCTCCACCCCGACCTCTACGGCGCCGTCAGGCGAGTCGGCTCCCGACGAGCCCTCGACCCAGGCCCCGACACCCGAGGCGACCGCCGAGTCCCCCGCCCCCGCCCCCTCGCTGCTCGTCCACGTCTCGGTCGAGAGCGGCTCTGTCGTGGCCGAGGTGGTGGACCTGTCCGGTGGCCCGACCGTCGCGTCGCCACCGGACGGCGACACCGGCACCGTCCTCACCGTCGTCGTAGAGGACCCCGCCGCCCCCGTGATCCTCGACGTCCCCGAGGCCGTCGGAGGGTCGGTGCAGGTCGCGGCCGACCGGACCGCGGCGGTGCTCCACGCAGACGGCCGTCTCGCCCTCGGGCTGGCTCTGCCGAAGGCCGAAGGGACGAACGGCACGCAGGCCCGTGTCCGATGGGTGGAGACGGCAGAGGGCGCCCAGCCCGGGGACGGCCCCTCCCTGGTCCTCGACGTGAGCGCGGTCGACCCGGCTGTCTTCCCGCTGGTGGTCACGACGCAGCTCGGGGCCTCCGTGGTCGCGTCGGCGTCGTGGGGAGACCGCGAGGGTGGCCGCTCGCTCGCCGTCACGCCGACCGACTGGGGCCGGGTGTCGGGCGCGACGGGCAGCGCGACCGCCTGGGCGGACCTGCTCGCCGTCGAGCCGGAGGCCGACACCCCGGGCATGGAGACCCAGCTGCAGTGCCACCTGCTCGGCGCCCGCGACAAGGCGACCTGGAACCTCGAGCCGTGGCGGCCCGACCTCGGCCTCGTCGAGTACGCGCTCGCCCGCTGCAACCCGACCTGA
- a CDS encoding EamA family transporter produces MHRLPAPLLFLLSGVCQYLGAGIAVGLFDTASAVSVGWARIAVAALVLVAWARPWRTRWTRQTLLACVLFGVVLATMNLTFYAALEHLPLGNAVAMEFLGPVAVAALTGKGVRERVAIALALCGVVMLAGVTVNDGGEGAVLGLVLILAAAAAWAGYILLGRRVSAQGTGLAPLALAMVAGALVFAPFAGPGALPLLGGWQSALALVGVAVASSVIPYAIDQVVLRRLRPAQFAILLAILPVSALLVGVVMLGQVPHGFEVVGLVLVCVAIALTSRPSRPEPAPTP; encoded by the coding sequence GTGCACCGTCTCCCCGCCCCGCTGCTGTTCCTGCTCTCCGGGGTCTGCCAGTACCTCGGCGCCGGGATCGCCGTCGGGCTCTTCGACACCGCGTCTGCTGTCTCGGTCGGGTGGGCGCGCATCGCCGTCGCCGCCCTCGTGCTTGTCGCCTGGGCGCGCCCGTGGCGGACGCGGTGGACCCGGCAGACGCTCCTCGCCTGCGTCCTCTTCGGCGTCGTCCTCGCGACGATGAACCTCACCTTCTACGCGGCCCTCGAGCACCTGCCGCTCGGCAACGCCGTCGCGATGGAGTTCCTCGGGCCGGTGGCCGTCGCCGCGCTCACCGGCAAGGGTGTCCGCGAGCGGGTCGCCATCGCGCTGGCGCTCTGCGGCGTCGTCATGCTCGCCGGGGTCACGGTGAACGACGGGGGTGAGGGTGCGGTCCTCGGCCTCGTGCTCATCCTCGCGGCCGCGGCCGCGTGGGCCGGGTACATCCTGCTGGGACGGCGGGTCTCGGCCCAGGGGACCGGCCTGGCTCCGCTCGCCCTCGCGATGGTGGCGGGCGCGCTGGTCTTCGCGCCCTTCGCCGGCCCCGGTGCCCTGCCGCTGCTCGGCGGGTGGCAGAGCGCGCTGGCCCTCGTCGGCGTGGCGGTCGCGTCGTCCGTGATCCCCTACGCGATCGACCAGGTGGTGCTCCGCCGCCTGCGCCCCGCGCAGTTCGCCATCCTGCTCGCGATCCTGCCCGTCTCCGCGCTGCTCGTCGGCGTCGTGATGCTCGGCCAGGTGCCGCACGGCTTCGAGGTCGTCGGCCTCGTCCTGGTCTGCGTCGCCATCGCCCTCACCAGCCGCCCGAGCCGCCCGGAACCCGCCCCCACCCCCTGA